In Zingiber officinale cultivar Zhangliang chromosome 1A, Zo_v1.1, whole genome shotgun sequence, the DNA window CCTCGATTAGGCTGAGCTGGACTCCAATGGTTATCCGCTCGCAATGGCTCCTTCTGAGCTTTTGAGGTGCCTCAGATGAACTGAGACACTTCCAATGGGTTGCATTCGAGGTGCCTCAAGACAACTGAGGTGCCTCGAGTTATCAGGGTACCTTAAGTCAATAGAGGCGCTTGGAATGGTCAACCACAACAGTAGATCATTTTTTGTTCTGCTTAAAGTTGAGCTCATCCAAatccaactctgactttctcctcgagcagacttccttccAGCTTCTCGTTCCCATGTGTCCTTCTCGCTCTACTACTTTTCCGTagctcctcgtccctcagatgcactaagCCCATCGACTCCTTTCCCGTGTCATTCTTCTCGTTTGTTGCGTCTCCTACtctacttcttgtgttcctaagtccctgtACACTCAGACATAAGACTTCAAATGCACAGGGCCTAATTTATCTCAGTCGATGATCATTAAAACTAATTGGGGTACGTACAACAACAACTAAGCCTTATCCTACTAAAtgaggtcggctatatggattctCCTATGCCATTGAATTCAATCCTctattatctatatttaaataaattttatccttttttattgatgttaattaagttttttggtcttcctttttTGTCGTTCTCTCACTTTGCCTAACTGGGTACTTATTGGTCGCCTAAGTACACATTTATactatcttaaatgtgtctcttgaagttttctttaactttttttctaatattttcatttcttatcttgtCCATCATCACATGTTCTCACATTCATCTTAACATTTTTCATCTTTTGCAACTTTAGTCTTCATAGCTCAAAATTCAAGTATATATGATATAGCAGGTCTAACCACCATTTGTAGAATTTCCTTTTAagttttagaaatactttaggaTTACAAAGAACACTCGACACTTTCCTTCATTTCAATCACTCTACTTGTATCCTACATATAACATCGCTATCGACCCCTCTATCCTTTTGCAAAAACAATATTAGATACTTAAAACTTTCATGCATAAGCAATTTGTCATTTCCTTTCTTAACAATTGTCTTGCTATATAtgttaacttaaatttcatatattctgtctttatctACTAAGTTTAAAATCTCTTAATTTCCAGTGTCTTCCGACAAGATTTGAATTTGTCATTTACTCCTTTATAAGTCTTATCTATCAAACTAATATCATCTATAAATAACATCTACCATGGTAACTTATCTTGAATGTAGGACCACATCAAACTAAGACTGCCAAAATTAGCTCAATTTTGAAGTACATGAGAGAGAGGACCATAAGATCCATCCAGCTCTTGTGCTACATCCATGCAACTTGCAGTAGGGATtctctggtccgcaaattgcggaccaggggatggtccatTGCCTGGGAACCGTTGATTTGGATGAATCCCATTTTTAAATAGGTAGGGTCCATCTAAATCAATGGTGTAAAAAAGTGGACCATCCAATagtccgcaatttgcggaccagaggatccgtgCTCTGCAACTTGCCAGTGGCGAACCCATTGCAATTGCTTTCAAGTCTTTGCCTCAATTTTCACTGGAGTATTCAATGCCCCTAAAGATTGCTAGCTTTCTTTTTGTCCCTTCGCATATTTTGGCTTCTCTCAGTTCTCAATGTGGGCAACATATCATCATTCTGTGTTCTTAATTGTTGTCCTACGCATAAAGAAAAAGGTTCCTGTGTGGATTCCATATATTAAGATGTTATCTATGATTCAATGGAAGAAGGAATTTCGGGCCCTGTTGTAGGGCCATTATATAATAAGACAATGCAAGTATGGATTGATGCAAGGTTTTGTATCTTGCACAAGTGGATCTGGCCCAAGATTTACAAATTGCAAGAGAGAAAGAAATTAATTATAACACTAATTTTCTTACAAAAATCCCTATATATAACCATGCCTCATTCATAAAAAGGATAATCATATGCATAACCTTCTTGCTTTTGACATAGTTAACAATTATCCATCATATCTTTAGTTCACGAGATTCAAGCATCGAAAGGAAAAAAATCTATTTATCTTACACTGGAATTTATGATGCTATTTACATTAGAAGCatcattattaattaataatcttaaaaatatcacTAGTTTGTGAGATATAAGAAGAGATACAAGAGATATAAATGCTAGTTGCAAAGgtcctaaaattaaaaatttaatacaCATCTAAATTTGAGCAACCTCGACAGTCTAACTTAAAGGGATAAAATTTAAGATAATCACTGGACACCTAAATCATCAGATAAAGATAAACATGAGAAAAATCATGGGACTTAATGTGGTAAGATGCTCCACCCATATTGGATGACACATGAAAGTGCCCTAGCATATTTTATACATATTCTGTGGAGGCAAGTCATGCAAACTTGTGATACATAGTGGGAAATGCTTTGTAATTTTTCCACAAAGGTTCTTGCTAGGATCCAACTCACTTTTGTACCTCACTTGAGTCCTTACAAAGTCACATGAGGTGACTGAACATTCTTTTTTGTTAGAGTTGTGTTGCATGGACTAAACATCCTTTTCGTTGGAGTTGTCTGATACCTATCTAGATGAGCTTCTACACTAATGAGATATGGTGTGACTATTGTTCTTCTTTTGGGAACTTCTTTCACTCCAATTAATATTATTAACATTGTTACTCTCCAGTAAAAATGAGAGTAAGAGAAGTTGTTAGTGCAAATAACTGGAGTTGGAGGTTCTTCCCTTTGGTACGGTGCCTCTGCTGTCCTAGAGGGAGATGGAACTAACCTCACCCTCGAAGGACATTTGTTTCATGATCTGATTATTACTGCTTCATCTTCGTGCATTTTTATTCCTGATATCCtgctactattttttttttttaatagccATTTTGGTTGCTCATTTCTAATTGCATTCCAAATAATTTTGTTTTGAGTTAATCATTTCTTGTTAATATTTCATTTTTGGTCTTCGTTACAAGCCTGAGAACTAGTTTCCCAAACATTCCTCTAGGCCACAGCAATGGATAGTTATGCCCTTTCTTTCTAACAAACTTAATCTTTTTTCTGGCACCTTATTTGTCAACTAATTGCTAATGTTTTGTTTTTGTGTAGGTTGGTGACTCTGACCAAAAGTTACCAGAAGGGATAACTATATATTCTATTGTTTCAGATAATTATGCAAAGCCATCAATTCTTGGGCCATTGATAAAGGTGAGTAAGCAAACATTACTTTTTGAGTCACTTGGTTAACCTTATCATGTTCATTGGGTTTTAACAAACACATTATGTTAATATCCTTGCAGGAGCATGCTAAAGGTGGTAAATGCATAGTATTTACTCAAACAAAGCGAGATGCAGATAAGTTAGCTTATGCCATGGCCAGAAGCTTTGGATGTGAAGCCCTTCATGGTGACATTTCACAGAGCCAGAGGGAAAGAACACTAGCTGGATTTAAGGATGGCCGCTTTAACATTTTGATAGCTACTGATGTTGCAGCTCGTGGTTTAGATATACCTAATGTTGATCTGGTGAGCAATATAAATGGAAaacatttagtttttggtttttgtgaACTACTTTCTTTGAAGCATTTTGCGAGTAGTAGTTTGTCGGTTGGTGTACTTGGTAGATTGAAACAGGAGGCTTGACAGCAAAAGGCATACTCCAGACTTGAAGGCATCATTCTTTTGACAAATATATGGCCTTTTGAGTTTGATGAAGTTTAAGCCAATGCTTTATTAGTAATTTCATCTGATTATGGCAGTAATCTTTTTGAGGGTGACCTACTAGCAATAATATTCAAGATCTGATAATGATATCTTCTTGTCAATTATAATTACTGAAGGAAACTTCTGCACATGACTAACATGATGGTGACTTCTTGACCAGGTGATACATTATGAAATGCCAAACACTTCTGAGTTATTTGTTCATAGATCTGGTCGAACAGGGCGAGCTGGCAAAAAAGGAAGTACAATTCTCATACATTCACATGAGCAACACCGTGTTGTTAGAGGTATTGAACAAGATATTGGATGCAAATTTATCGAGGTAAGTTTTTTTATGTTGTTTGATTTGATCAACTATCTTAATCATTGTGGTTAAAACTGAGAAAAGTCATCAGGCTTGCTAATTTTTCACTTCCATCAAATGTTTTAGTACGCATCATATGAACCTTAGCGATTTCTGATAATTTGACTATAAACTGATATGGTCCTTCACTAATAACTCTCAGCTTCCAAGGATTACAGTAGATGATGGGGGTGAAGGTATGTTTGGTAGCATGGGTGGTGGTCGTTTTGATTCATATGGTAGAATGGGTGGTTCAGGTTTTCGACGCAGTGGAAATTATGGTGGTTCTGGATTTGGCCATTCTCGTGGATTTGATGGTTCTAATGATTTTGGAGCTCCCTCAAGCCGCAGGGGTAGCTTCAGAGACACTGGATCAGGAGGTTTCAACTCCTTTGGTAGGTCACGGTCAACTTCAGATGCATCAAGCAGGTCCGGCGGTTTCAGTTTTGACCGCTTTGGTGGGTTTGGTGATTCAGGCTCAGGACGTTCTAGTAGCTTTGGAGAGTTTGACTCGGGGCGTTTCGGCAGCAACAACTTTGGTAATCTTAGCAATTCTGGGTCGAGTCGCTCTAGCCCACGTGGTTCCAGTGAGTCCACAGAAAGCAATTTTAGAAAGGATGGTGGTGGATTTGGGGTCTTGTCAGGACGTTCTAGCAGCTTTGGGGAGTTTGGCTCTGGGCGCCCCAGAGGCAATGACTATGGTAGTTTTGGCAGTTCTGCATCTAGACGCTCACGGCCACGCAGCTCCAGCGAGCCCAGAGAAAGCAGTTTCGgaaaggatgatgatgatgactgGCCATGAAGATCATTCTGATTTCATCTTATTGTAGTTTAGCTTTATGATCTACCAAGGCTTTCATTGTAGATACCCATCCTAGATGCAATTCTCTCTCCAGCAAGCCAAGCCATTCGTGCACCTGTTGCTAACCAGGGTTCTGTATCTCATAACCCGGGATTGCTTTCAGAAGTACAACATGTTTTTGAGTTGAGTATTCTAGTAAATTTGGTTCACCAGGAAGTGGATCAGGGAACTATGAGACATCAATAGCTTGCACATGATTTCAGGTTACTCTGATTACTATTAGGTGGAAAATTATATAGAGAACTTTGAGTATGTAATACTTTATGATCCTAAAGTTGCCGTATGAATGTCTTTGTTGTGTTGTTACTATATCCCTGTTTTGTCAATTGGTCGTGAAATAAGAAAGAACTTTTAGACTAAAACCACAAGTATTTTTGCTACTATGGTTTTATGAACTTGAAAAATGATTTGTGACAATATTCTACAATTGGGTAGAAAGGTAATTGAAAATAAGGATTGATATAGAAAAAGATTGCAATGTGCTCGTAGGGTGAAATGAAATGATTTGGTCAACTCAACATGAAATACTTCATTAGGAACGATTCATTccaataatattaaatataatactTCTTAAAAAGCATCATTTCAAACTTCAATATACAATAGTAAATTAGTGAATATAGAGAGGTTCAACTGATCCAGCTATGAAAGCCAATCAGTTCAATTTCAGTTGAGTCAAATGGGGTTAGGCAGACTAGACATGCAAAGAGCCAAATAAATTGATCAACAGATAAGGACATAAACTGCAAGAATTAGAGGGCAAAATAAGTTTAACATAAAATGAATTGTTCCATTTCATCCCATCCTAATATCCTGCCGATCTAAGTAGAACGATGCCGATCTAAGTAGAACAATGCTGCTTGCATATCCTACATTTAACAATTGTGTTAAAGAGTTAGCCCATGTCAAAAGCCACTTCCAACTTCCATTAGCACATGAAACCTGACTTAAACTATTACGGCAACAAAATCCAAACACCATGGCCGGCATTACATGAATACACTCTCCAAGGAGCAAAGCATGAACAAGTAAATGCATATGGTATGGTATCCGAACGGATCTGCATATATGATTGCTGCCTTGCGTGTTTCTTACAATATGGACATCATTTAACTTTGTAGTAGAAAAAAAAGTCGACCAGTCACCAGGATGTCCTCGATTTGGGGCATTCTTTCCCAAATTGCATGTTCTCTCCCTCAACACCAACGAACCCTGCATATAAAAATATGTCATGCATCTTTAACAAATGTTGGAGTCCAATTGACTAGAAAATGTTTACAGAAGAAAAATTATGATTTGCAGTCAGCACTGTCTGTTTCAGATGTGTGGTagactaaactaaactaaactgggACGATCAAATCTAATTAATGTAATGCATGCCACTTAGTATTCAAATGCTTTACGATCTAAAtttcaataaaattaatattcataTACATGTCTTAAGCATCAATATAGTTCCACTGTTGGTTTGCAACTACAAACTGTCAAGGTGTTAAAATGACTAACTATGATAGAGAAAATCTGAGGTACTCGAACCTAACTACAGGCGATGGCAGTAGAAGAAAGACAAAGTTGCTCGAAGAGGACACAAAATTCTCATAGATTCATTGAGAGAAATTCCTGATGTAAAACAACTGCAATTGGAGCTGAGAAACAGCAGATTCTGTATGGATGATATGCTGGAAATTTAAAGTCAGCAAATTTTATTATACTTCTAACTTACACGTTCATGTGGTGGTTGAAAATAAAGCATCACAATGTAAACTATAGCTAACTAGTTTTTACAGGTCTCCCATAAAAATGTATATCATATTATGCAATAATCAAATATGCATAAACATGTAGCAAAGTTCTGCATCTGAAAATGATACAACCAATAACACTATTCAAATCTATTAGCCATAAATATAAAGTACGTAAAGAATGGATGCAAATTTATACCAAAAAAAGGTATACAAAAGAAATGACCTTGTATCAATAGCCACTAAAGCATCAGGAGGTCAATGTTCAATGTCGTGAGGTGTTCTGGTGCATCTCCAGTAACTGTGTGAGTGACACAGCACTCCAGCGTTCATGGCCATCATGGACTTGGGCATATAGCAGTTTCTTAACTGAATCTATGCAAATGCTTATGTTACCAAATCCATACACTGGAAGACCATTGTAATATCTACCGACTTTTGGTATGAACAGCAAGCCTTGCTCCATTGCATAAGCTTCAATGGATTCCTTGAAGCTCATTTCATGAACACCACCAACACCATTGACATGGACTGAGGAATAAGCTGGAGCCTGTTGCTGTGCTTCTAACTGTCTCTTTTCTGTAGCTCTCAGATAGCTGACGTTCTCTCTAGCACCAGGTTGAACCACTTCCATGCCTTCTACAGCCTGGTTCATCATATCCAAACCCGAACTTAGAAGCACTCGAATCCTCTCATTGGCAAGTAATTCTGCAGGGAAGAGACCCTTCCAGCCCATGTACCACTGCATAACCTCATTGAAATTAGGACGTGAGCACAACCAATGGTATAAAACTTGCTGCCACTTGCTGAAAAAATCAACCTCCAGCATGTGAACCATATGGTGGATTGGGATTGCAGATGCCCACATCATCACCCAATTGAACTGGTCTAACTTCTGATTAGCTGGATTCACCTGGAACTCTTGAAGAGCGATTCTCAACTTAGGAACAATATAGCGTACCATCAGATGCTCCCAACTAGCTGCATCAAACACATCCTTCCATGGAGAAAGTATGGCATATGCTGAGGCATCACTTGCATGCCAAGCATGGAGGACACTACCTAGCTTATAACGGATCGTATGATACAACATCTCCAATCTCTGCCCTAGCAATGGAAGCCATGGGTGAACCCAAACATGAATTGGGACAGTCTCTCGTCGTGGATCCCATGAATCAACAGCCGTCGTTAGCTTAGGCATAACCACATTTTCTAGAATTGACTGCAAAACGGATGGTGGCAGTAACTTCTCCCATATTTCCAGAAACCGAAGCATTGGTTCAGGATCCCTAGCCTGCCAAGTGTTAGTCCCAGATATCCTCACAGCAGGAAGAATAACTTCACTGATAAGCTGTGAATAAGAAGAAGTGGAAAAAGGGTTTTCTGAAAAATCATAAGGCTGATCTCCTTGCAACAAATCTCTCCAAGAAGATATAAGATTCATGCCATGCAATGGATTCTGCAATGGTTCCCATCCTTGAAACACCCGGAGAAGCAAAGGATATGCAAATGAGCAAGCAATACAGGAAATATTGCAGAGCTTGTAGTCATCTCTGAACATCTCTTTTAAATCTTTGAAAGTGGTCAGTAGAGAATCAAGTGTCAACACCCCTGATAAGCTGTCCTCCTTGACCTTTTCTAAGACTAATGCAATTGTCTCCATAACATGAAGTTGCTTCCTCTGCCTCATCTCATCTTTCATAATCTTTTCCTTTTCCTCCTGTAAGCTCACCACcttctccctctcccttctcAATTGCTGGTCTAGCTTTTGTATGTCAACCTCAGTAGAATCCACAATTAGTTTAACATTGTACTGGAGCTCGGGCATGGGCACGTCATTCTCTTTCATCTCAGTCTCCATGTTCAAATTCTCCAGACTAGTCAAAACCTTAACTTGTGGTCCCCTCATATCAAGAACCTTCTGAACCTCAATACCTTGTTCCTGCTTTTTAGCCAGCAACTCATCTGCCGTCAAAATCTCAGCTTTGGCTCTTCCTTTCTTCTGCTTTAACCACCTCTTTTCCTTTGAAGGTCCTGCTGCCACTGGAGTAGCCATTTTTTCCTTTGGTGCTTCATCCAAAACAGGCAATTTAGCCTCCTTGTAGTCGTTGAACCCCATGCCCATGTTCTTTGGACGGAGTTTAGCTTCTACCGGGGCGACTATGCCTTGTTCATTCTTCCCCAATCCAGACCCTTCCTTGTATCCCATCATCTTCATCAGCTTCAAACCAATTCCCTTGGTGTGTGCCTCAAACTTCCCCATCTCACTGGCGCCAGATGCATCTCTTCTCCCAGAAGACTTCTTGGCCAACTTCGATTTCCCTCTCTCAGACTCCTTCTCCTTCTCACGGCGCTGGGCGCCTTCTTTAATCCTCCTCCCAAAGGCCGTTGGGAGGAAATTATCCTGGTCCTCATCATCCTCATCCCCCACGCTCTCCTTTCTGTTGGATTGAAACCCTAGCCCATATCCCAACCCCTGGCCAGAATTGGGAACGCCAGCAGATCGATCCCCTTCTTCCTGGGGATCCCGTTTGACTTCCTGGCTGGGCATGACGGTGCCAGTGGAGACAAACTGGACAGGCTTGGAGAGGTCGGCCTTAGAGATGAGGTCTCCCTTCCTGCGCTTCCGCGAGCGGCGCCTTCCTCCGTCGGAGCTAGAATCGCTGGACGCGGTGGCAAAGGTGCCGTAGATGGCGTCCTCGCGTGTCTGGACGGAGCGCTCCTTCTTGCTGCGGTAGTAGAACTCGCCGCCAATCCACTCGCCGCCCTCATAGTCGTTCTCCATCCCGAATCGCTCCGAGCCCTCGTAATCATCGGCCATGGGAAAAAAACTCTCCCCTAGCGAATAACTCCGTAAATCAGTGAAAATCGCGTTCAATAAACCAATCACTTACTGTTTCACCGAGAGGACTCCGATTTCTTAGCGTCTCGAGGATGAACGGAGCTGTTCAACGCAGGATGTCGCCAACGGAGGATGAACGGAGGATTAGGGTTTCGCAGATTTAGGGTTTCGCGTTGAGGTAGTTACAAATATACCGTCAAATTATAGATACTTAAATAACTCTGGAAGCTGTTACGAATAGAATAGGAAGTCAAaaggttaaattaaaaaaattagtataaatttatttaaatttgtacgtggtaaaattttatatatttacttaTAAAATATTgttaaagacatttatttttattcattaaaattgtcaattaaaaattttatagtattttttatcaaattttattaataaattttaaaagataaaaattctttataattatttaaaaaataatatatttgattaataaatatttttatttaattaaataaagttaaatttgacaagtaaaatatttttaaaatagcaAAATTTTGaatgataaattattataatagagGTTAATATACATTCAAACcgctattttaaaattttataaataatcaaCCAATTTATTTgactaaaaatatttaattgttaattttctTGGCATTGAGCGTGAATTacaaacaacaacaataataccaccaccaccatcaccaataataaataaaaataaattaaaaataaattgtacTTACAACAGCTTGGGGAGGTCTGgaagaggaaggaaaaaaaaatagaaaaagaagtaaaatttaaagagaaataatttaatttaatattaaatatgttTTCAGACTCATTTTAATATGTCTTTTTGGATGAGTTTAATGATTAGCGCATGAAGTGTTGTCATCATAAATACCTCCTTTaggtgttagtcactattccaaagattagTAGCCGTCAATGATTTTTCTTCTCGGTGTTGATCCTAGGATGAATTGACGGAGACATTAAGAGAAACATATTCATCTCTTTACCACAATATTTTACTATTAATATGAGTTTTTTTTGTCATGTGTATTGGAGTTTCGGTTTGTGCGAACTGTTTTACACCATCGGGAGTTGATAGTATTACTTAATGACTTATTTCAGCAGTCTGTTATTTCTTTAAATTGGTTATGACGACTTCCATGTTTATTACTTGCAACACATTATTTTGATGATTAGGCTTCCTCGATTACAATGAatgagaaatatcaaatggattCGTATTATATTAGTGTATCATGCTCTATTAGTGTATCATGCTCTGAGTTGGCTAAGACTATTGATCAAAAAATCTACTGAATTTGGCACGATAAAGCTTCCGGAGTTTGCTAGATCAATAACTTAATAAATCATAATGTCACATTACTTTTATGGGGTATTGAGAtcttaaaatgaaaaatattgcT includes these proteins:
- the LOC122024538 gene encoding septin and tuftelin-interacting protein 1 homolog 1-like; translated protein: MADDYEGSERFGMENDYEGGEWIGGEFYYRSKKERSVQTREDAIYGTFATASSDSSSDGGRRRSRKRRKGDLISKADLSKPVQFVSTGTVMPSQEVKRDPQEEGDRSAGVPNSGQGLGYGLGFQSNRKESVGDEDDEDQDNFLPTAFGRRIKEGAQRREKEKESERGKSKLAKKSSGRRDASGASEMGKFEAHTKGIGLKLMKMMGYKEGSGLGKNEQGIVAPVEAKLRPKNMGMGFNDYKEAKLPVLDEAPKEKMATPVAAGPSKEKRWLKQKKGRAKAEILTADELLAKKQEQGIEVQKVLDMRGPQVKVLTSLENLNMETEMKENDVPMPELQYNVKLIVDSTEVDIQKLDQQLRREREKVVSLQEEKEKIMKDEMRQRKQLHVMETIALVLEKVKEDSLSGVLTLDSLLTTFKDLKEMFRDDYKLCNISCIACSFAYPLLLRVFQGWEPLQNPLHGMNLISSWRDLLQGDQPYDFSENPFSTSSYSQLISEVILPAVRISGTNTWQARDPEPMLRFLEIWEKLLPPSVLQSILENVVMPKLTTAVDSWDPRRETVPIHVWVHPWLPLLGQRLEMLYHTIRYKLGSVLHAWHASDASAYAILSPWKDVFDAASWEHLMVRYIVPKLRIALQEFQVNPANQKLDQFNWVMMWASAIPIHHMVHMLEVDFFSKWQQVLYHWLCSRPNFNEVMQWYMGWKGLFPAELLANERIRVLLSSGLDMMNQAVEGMEVVQPGARENVSYLRATEKRQLEAQQQAPAYSSVHVNGVGGVHEMSFKESIEAYAMEQGLLFIPKVGRYYNGLPVYGFGNISICIDSVKKLLYAQVHDGHERWSAVSLTQLLEMHQNTSRH
- the LOC122024527 gene encoding DEAD-box ATP-dependent RNA helicase 53-like, with the translated sequence MNFLFRRSSFVVASASRRALVALISSETSLLPLFTALEPSACSRSSFAPVDIIDLGSVRRREFHSSANRLEFRATNAACAEYAVDEYVDEDKGGVKRGDEGLEIAKLGIAQDIVTQLANKGITKLFPIQKAVLEPAMQGRDMIGRARTGTGKTLAFGIPILDKIIHFQAKHGCGKNPMAMVLAPTRELARQVEKEFRESSKLYTLCVYGGSPINQQIRALNYGVDVVVGTPGRIIDLLNRGSLNLSEIKFIVLDEADQMLNVGFAEDVEMILEKMPPKHQTMMFSATMPPWIRKLTQRYLKDPVIIDLVGDSDQKLPEGITIYSIVSDNYAKPSILGPLIKEHAKGGKCIVFTQTKRDADKLAYAMARSFGCEALHGDISQSQRERTLAGFKDGRFNILIATDVAARGLDIPNVDLVIHYEMPNTSELFVHRSGRTGRAGKKGSTILIHSHEQHRVVRGIEQDIGCKFIELPRITVDDGGEGMFGSMGGGRFDSYGRMGGSGFRRSGNYGGSGFGHSRGFDGSNDFGAPSSRRGSFRDTGSGGFNSFGRSRSTSDASSRSGGFSFDRFGGFGDSGSGRSSSFGEFDSGRFGSNNFGNLSNSGSSRSSPRGSSESTESNFRKDGGGFGVLSGRSSSFGEFGSGRPRGNDYGSFGSSASRRSRPRSSSEPRESSFGKDDDDDWP